Part of the Neisseria brasiliensis genome is shown below.
ACGAAGGGAAAAAATTGGTGGTGCATCACGTGTAATGCGGATCACTGAATCAAGGCCGTCTGAAAGATATTTTTTCAGACGGCCTTTTCATTGACTTTTGATTTTTGATACGGCAGAATAAGACCTAATAAAAGACCTATTAATGATTTCTTTAAAAGCCCTATTTTTCCATCTTGCCTAAACTAAAACAACCATTCTTGAGTAAGGCACCATGGTGTACTAAAGGAAACCAATATCATGACTAAACCTATTCACAGCCGTTTTGTTGCCAGCATTAGCGACTTAAAAAAAAATCCTATGGAAACCGTAAAAAGTGGACAAGGTGATGTGGTCGCCATTTTAAATCGCAATACCCCTGCTTTTTACTGCATTCCTGCCGATTTATATGATGAAATCTTCGAAATTTTAGAAGACCAATACCTAATGCGTGTCGCAATGGAACGGGATAACGAACCCTCCATTGAGGTATCTGTAGATGACTTATAAATTAAAATTCAAAGCCAGTGCCAAACGGGAATTTGATAAACTTGATCGTACCGTTAAAGAACAATTCAAGAAAAAGCTTAAAAAAATTCTAGAAAACCCTACAATTCCGAAAAATAAACTACATGGATCAGACTATCGCAACATGTATAAAATCGAATTGCGTGCTGTTGGCTATCGTTTGGTTTACGAAGTGATTGATGACGAATTGGTGATTATCGTGATTGAAGTGGGCAGGCGTGATACCATTTATTTAAATTAAATCAAGGCCGTCTGAACGATATTGTTTCAGACGGCCTTGTTCTATTTAAACAACTGCCCGCAGCAAGCCTTAAATTTTTTATCCGAACCGCAAATACACGGCTGTTTCATGGTCGGCAGCGGCACGGTCGGGTCGATGAAATACCAGCGCCCGTCAATCTTCACAAAAGCCGACAATTCATGGTGATGCTGCGCTTCGCCTGCACCCTGAAAATGCGCGATAAATTCGACCTGCGCATGGTTTTTACCGATGTTGGGGATATGCTTTAACACGTCCAAACCCTGCCAATCGGTTTCGCGGCTCCACGCCAGCATATCGGCGGTATCCAATAATTTTTGCTGCGACGGCACAGTCGTTTGCACAATATAATCAATATTTTGCAGCGTATAAGCGCTGTAGCGCGAGCGCATCAGCTCTTCGGCCGTAACGGGCAATTTTTGTTGCGCATGAAAGGGTTGGCAGCAATCGGCATAAGCGCGCTGCGATTGGCACGGACAAATCTGCATATCAGGATATGGGCTTTCAAATGAGAATGACTCAAATTATATAACAAAATCAATATGTAGAAGCTTTTCAGGCTG
Proteins encoded:
- a CDS encoding type II toxin-antitoxin system RelE family toxin; protein product: MTYKLKFKASAKREFDKLDRTVKEQFKKKLKKILENPTIPKNKLHGSDYRNMYKIELRAVGYRLVYEVIDDELVIIVIEVGRRDTIYLN
- a CDS encoding type II toxin-antitoxin system Phd/YefM family antitoxin produces the protein MTKPIHSRFVASISDLKKNPMETVKSGQGDVVAILNRNTPAFYCIPADLYDEIFEILEDQYLMRVAMERDNEPSIEVSVDDL
- a CDS encoding YchJ family protein codes for the protein MQICPCQSQRAYADCCQPFHAQQKLPVTAEELMRSRYSAYTLQNIDYIVQTTVPSQQKLLDTADMLAWSRETDWQGLDVLKHIPNIGKNHAQVEFIAHFQGAGEAQHHHELSAFVKIDGRWYFIDPTVPLPTMKQPCICGSDKKFKACCGQLFK